From the genome of Geobacter sp. SVR, one region includes:
- a CDS encoding TonB-dependent siderophore receptor, translating to MKPSTFSYSFCAFVAIFSFATWLVPGAARGADDTETLELLNAWQEQSATASRAPKPLSRTAENVTVVTSADVEALNAHTLADVLATIPGIQIDQRGGPGGLSFINIQSSNFNHVLVLVDGVPINTSGNFSDTALIPARVIERIEIVKGAASSSWGQALGGVISVTTKTPEPGRRVGGAADASLGERGTDDTGVSLSGTSGRLGYFLSGGYFGSAGLIPYHSFYSRNLFSRLTWDLPDKGQVWGTFGYTKSDNRGDAYVPLIDFQEKQDVKQLIASVGLRKSLANNIELEIAGRHLASSSDYLSSTISTGMEDPVQNFRDRLYGGWAKLTWREKNNLLVMGGEYDHIESDLPTPAFVKIKHWGVFLNDTLDLGPISLIPGVRFDRTTGRSDAFSPSMGIVWRITDETLVRGYTGLGYSLVDVANTNVERIWTTQVGMESQAIPYVWLKGTLFRNQMWHIQTWDFTSLAYRPEKQIALGAEIEARTVPVWNTSLSSGYTFTDTTRSNGSQVFGAPRHTVQLALRYDDKTYRGMLTGRHIWWNADPAFEARYFGLIWDLHLGAVLYKREDCALELFFSGHNLFNGAQFSDSFLLKPSRWFEGGVKVRF from the coding sequence ATGAAACCATCCACATTTTCATATAGCTTCTGTGCGTTCGTAGCGATTTTCAGTTTTGCCACTTGGCTCGTACCAGGGGCGGCCAGGGGCGCGGATGACACAGAGACCCTGGAGCTGCTGAACGCTTGGCAGGAGCAGTCTGCTACTGCATCCCGCGCCCCCAAACCGCTCTCCCGCACGGCCGAGAACGTCACCGTCGTAACCAGTGCCGATGTGGAGGCCCTCAATGCCCACACCCTGGCCGATGTCCTGGCCACCATCCCCGGCATTCAGATCGACCAGCGGGGTGGTCCCGGCGGATTGTCCTTCATTAACATCCAGAGTTCAAACTTCAATCATGTGCTAGTGCTGGTGGACGGGGTACCGATCAACACAAGCGGCAACTTCTCCGATACTGCTCTGATCCCGGCGCGGGTTATCGAGCGGATCGAAATTGTCAAGGGGGCCGCTTCCTCCAGTTGGGGCCAAGCTTTGGGTGGAGTGATCAGCGTCACCACCAAGACGCCGGAACCGGGGCGCAGGGTCGGCGGAGCCGCGGACGCCTCCTTGGGAGAGCGAGGCACCGATGATACCGGTGTCTCCTTGTCCGGCACCAGTGGCCGGCTGGGGTACTTCCTGTCCGGCGGCTACTTTGGTTCGGCCGGACTTATTCCTTATCACTCCTTTTACAGCCGTAATCTTTTCAGCCGTCTCACTTGGGACCTGCCGGACAAGGGGCAGGTATGGGGGACCTTTGGCTACACAAAGTCCGACAACCGGGGAGACGCCTACGTTCCCCTTATAGACTTTCAGGAAAAGCAGGACGTCAAGCAGCTCATTGCCTCGGTCGGACTACGGAAGTCTCTTGCCAATAACATTGAACTGGAGATCGCCGGCCGTCATTTAGCCAGTAGCTCCGACTACCTTTCCAGCACCATCAGCACCGGTATGGAGGACCCGGTACAAAACTTCCGGGACCGGCTCTACGGTGGCTGGGCTAAGCTGACCTGGCGAGAAAAAAACAACCTGCTGGTCATGGGGGGCGAATACGATCACATCGAGTCGGACCTACCCACGCCAGCCTTTGTCAAAATCAAGCACTGGGGGGTATTCCTCAACGATACCCTGGACCTGGGGCCGATTTCCCTCATTCCCGGTGTCCGCTTCGATCGCACCACCGGGCGCAGCGATGCCTTCAGTCCATCAATGGGCATTGTCTGGCGCATTACGGATGAGACCCTAGTGAGGGGCTACACCGGCCTGGGCTACAGCCTGGTTGATGTTGCCAACACGAATGTGGAGCGAATCTGGACCACCCAGGTGGGCATGGAGAGCCAGGCAATTCCTTACGTTTGGCTCAAGGGAACCCTGTTCCGTAACCAGATGTGGCACATTCAGACGTGGGACTTCACCAGCTTGGCGTATCGCCCGGAAAAACAGATCGCCCTGGGGGCCGAGATCGAGGCCCGCACCGTGCCGGTTTGGAACACCTCCCTGTCCTCGGGCTACACCTTCACCGACACCACCCGCAGCAACGGCTCTCAGGTCTTTGGTGCTCCGCGTCATACCGTGCAGCTGGCCCTTCGCTACGACGACAAAACCTACCGGGGCATGCTGACCGGCCGCCACATTTGGTGGAACGCCGATCCTGCCTTTGAGGCCCGTTACTTTGGCCTGATCTGGGATCTGCACCTGGGGGCGGTCCTCTACAAGCGCGAGGATTGTGCCTTGGAACTTTTCTTCTCCGGCCACAATCTGTTCAACGGCGCCCAATTCTCTGACTCATTCCTCCTCAAGCCCTCCCGCTGGTTCGAAGGCGGCGTAAAGGTGCGATTCTGA
- the tnpA gene encoding IS200/IS605 family transposase, with protein sequence MDDTQSLCHTKWDCKYHVVWIPKCRRKVLFGRIRKYLADLFHSLARQKECKIVEGHLQPDHIHILISIPPKYSVAQVIGFIKGKSAIHIARMYLGQKKNFAGMSFWARGYFVSTVGADEETIANYIRNQEDEDKRLDQLTFLPEE encoded by the coding sequence ATGGACGACACACAAAGTTTATGCCACACGAAATGGGATTGCAAGTATCACGTTGTATGGATTCCAAAATGTCGCCGCAAGGTGCTGTTTGGTCGAATCCGGAAATATCTTGCCGACTTGTTTCATAGTCTAGCCAGGCAGAAAGAGTGCAAGATAGTGGAAGGGCACCTTCAACCTGATCATATTCACATATTGATATCGATCCCACCAAAATACTCCGTTGCACAGGTGATCGGTTTCATCAAGGGCAAAAGTGCAATCCATATTGCGCGAATGTACCTTGGTCAGAAGAAGAACTTTGCTGGTATGAGCTTTTGGGCACGTGGCTACTTTGTATCCACTGTCGGTGCTGACGAGGAAACAATTGCCAACTACATCAGGAACCAGGAAGACGAAGACAAACGTCTGGATCAATTGACATTTTTGCCCGAAGAATGA
- a CDS encoding ABC transporter substrate-binding protein translates to MDVERIVREDRPGLVLAIGDSALSAARRIRQTPVVAVMAFGLYTGQAAPYNLTGISMFATPERYVGMLQTMKVRRVGIIHNHDRTGWYLRQARQAAEKVGLELVVREVKNSRETLAQLDVLSGKVDALWMLPDLTAVSRENAEAFFRFGQENAVPVISFASSYLGLGAAAVVDIDRSELGRQAADTVMSLLNGGRIGEVPFVYPRTTSIKTNPNVLKRLGHPIEMARPLSTRE, encoded by the coding sequence GTGGATGTTGAACGCATCGTGCGCGAGGACCGCCCCGGCCTGGTGCTGGCCATCGGAGACAGCGCCCTGTCCGCCGCCCGCAGGATCCGGCAAACGCCGGTGGTGGCGGTCATGGCCTTCGGCCTCTACACCGGCCAGGCAGCCCCCTACAACCTGACCGGCATCAGCATGTTCGCCACCCCGGAACGCTATGTCGGCATGCTCCAGACCATGAAAGTGCGCCGCGTGGGGATCATCCACAATCATGACCGGACCGGCTGGTACCTGCGCCAGGCCCGGCAGGCGGCCGAAAAAGTGGGACTGGAGCTGGTGGTGCGTGAGGTGAAGAACTCCCGCGAAACCCTGGCACAGCTCGATGTGCTCTCCGGCAAGGTGGATGCACTCTGGATGTTGCCCGACCTGACGGCGGTCAGCCGCGAAAATGCGGAGGCATTTTTCCGGTTCGGACAGGAAAATGCCGTGCCGGTAATTTCCTTCGCTTCCAGCTATCTTGGCCTGGGAGCCGCAGCGGTGGTCGATATCGACCGGAGCGAGCTGGGACGCCAGGCTGCCGATACGGTCATGTCCCTGCTTAATGGCGGCAGGATCGGGGAGGTACCTTTCGTGTACCCCCGCACCACTTCGATCAAAACCAATCCAAACGTTCTGAAGCGGCTCGGGCACCCGATTGAAATGGCAAGACCGCTGTCCACGAGAGAATGA
- a CDS encoding ATP-binding protein: MSLSRLARFRSSFQFRLFLIFTILTALISFLFCTLYIFSEIREKRASANYELRLMARHLASSIRLPMYAENREVLRQQAEESMRFSDLEAVQITSTDGRILLDLHSPDFFRSPETISQTVEVRSMPLGMALETAIADDKGASGALLGTVRLYKSTADLSRKILRVTLLSFALAAGFWLVVSYLCHLVLRQVTRSFNALMRGVESMQQGDYLSRIEVFSDDEPAKAAIAINQLAESLKQRDEENRLLNEGLIEAVQMEVRSKDALVEVNRSLETEIDERIKAEQSVRESEQTLRSLMDFMPVGVAWTDLEGRIEYLNHFFVETFGYDRQDIKTFDDWFHLAYPDPAYRLQMETTSREIIGLAQSGEADRSESFRYEGRITCKDGTVRHIIFRHQFSSNRLITVMFDITDRELLQEKIARNQKLESLAVLAGGIAHNFNNVLTGIMGYISYARKFLDESHKTYTLLGHAEAASKRAAGMANQLLTFARGGAMVLKPVLVRKLIDECVSLSLNRSDVHCLVETAVDLHAVKGDEGQLSQVFTNIIINAAQAMPNGGKLIIRAENVAMPGTRHASPTYVNYVRLTFSDEGVGIDQDDLGRIFDPYFTTKPAGTGLGLASVYSIVQKHGGQIHVDSTRGQGTTFTLSLPAAGRVRPAESDSARDHLSSPGKAGGAILIMDDEEMIRGLTKETLGFLGYTVVSCANGEEAVELYRKAYEAGSPFFAVILDLTVSNGMGGKEAAQAILAIDAEAKLVVSSGYFHHPVMAEYEEHGFIAAVTKPYKADELCRELNRLQYL; this comes from the coding sequence ATGTCTCTGTCACGACTGGCACGCTTCAGATCGAGTTTCCAATTCAGGCTGTTCCTGATCTTCACCATCCTTACCGCACTCATCTCCTTTCTCTTCTGCACGCTCTACATCTTCAGCGAAATCCGCGAAAAACGTGCCTCAGCCAATTACGAACTGCGGTTGATGGCAAGGCACCTGGCCAGTTCGATCCGTCTGCCCATGTATGCCGAAAACCGGGAGGTGCTCAGACAGCAGGCCGAAGAATCCATGCGCTTCAGCGATCTGGAGGCAGTGCAGATTACATCGACCGACGGCCGCATTCTGCTCGATCTTCATTCCCCCGATTTTTTCCGCTCACCCGAAACCATCAGCCAGACGGTAGAGGTCCGCAGCATGCCTCTCGGGATGGCGCTGGAAACGGCCATTGCCGACGATAAAGGTGCCTCCGGTGCGCTGCTCGGCACCGTTCGCCTGTACAAGAGTACTGCGGACCTGTCACGCAAAATCTTGCGGGTTACCCTTCTGTCGTTCGCTCTGGCCGCCGGGTTCTGGCTGGTGGTCTCCTATCTGTGCCACCTGGTGCTGAGGCAGGTGACACGCTCCTTCAATGCTTTGATGCGCGGCGTCGAGTCGATGCAGCAGGGGGACTATCTTTCCAGAATCGAGGTCTTTTCCGACGATGAACCGGCCAAGGCGGCCATTGCCATCAACCAGCTGGCGGAATCCCTGAAACAGCGCGATGAAGAGAATCGTCTCCTGAATGAAGGATTGATCGAAGCCGTGCAGATGGAAGTGCGCTCTAAAGATGCCCTGGTTGAGGTGAACAGGTCACTTGAAACGGAGATCGACGAGCGCATCAAGGCCGAGCAGAGCGTGCGCGAGAGTGAGCAGACCCTGAGAAGCCTGATGGATTTCATGCCGGTGGGGGTGGCCTGGACCGATCTGGAGGGCAGGATCGAGTACCTGAATCATTTCTTCGTGGAAACCTTCGGGTATGACCGCCAGGACATAAAGACCTTTGACGACTGGTTTCATCTGGCCTATCCCGACCCGGCCTACCGCCTGCAGATGGAAACCACCAGCCGTGAAATCATCGGCCTGGCGCAAAGCGGCGAGGCTGACAGGTCCGAATCCTTCCGGTACGAAGGGCGGATCACCTGCAAGGACGGCACTGTCCGGCACATCATTTTCAGGCACCAGTTCTCCAGCAACCGGCTCATCACCGTCATGTTCGACATCACCGACCGGGAATTGCTGCAGGAGAAGATCGCCAGGAACCAGAAGCTCGAGTCCCTTGCCGTGCTGGCCGGCGGCATTGCCCATAACTTCAATAACGTGCTCACCGGGATCATGGGCTATATCTCCTATGCCCGGAAATTCCTGGACGAGTCCCACAAGACCTACACGCTACTGGGGCATGCCGAGGCAGCCTCCAAGCGGGCGGCAGGGATGGCCAACCAGCTTCTGACCTTTGCACGCGGCGGCGCCATGGTCCTGAAACCGGTTCTGGTCCGCAAGCTGATCGACGAGTGCGTCTCGTTGTCCCTGAACAGGAGCGACGTGCACTGCCTGGTGGAAACGGCTGTCGACCTGCATGCCGTCAAAGGGGACGAGGGGCAACTCAGCCAGGTGTTCACCAACATTATTATCAATGCGGCCCAGGCCATGCCCAACGGGGGGAAACTGATCATTCGGGCCGAGAATGTCGCCATGCCCGGCACCCGTCATGCCAGCCCGACCTATGTCAATTACGTCCGGCTGACCTTCAGCGATGAAGGGGTGGGAATTGATCAGGATGACCTGGGCAGGATTTTCGATCCCTATTTCACTACCAAGCCTGCCGGCACAGGTCTGGGGCTCGCCTCGGTCTATTCGATCGTGCAGAAGCATGGTGGCCAGATACATGTCGATTCAACCAGGGGCCAGGGCACCACGTTCACCCTGTCTCTTCCCGCTGCCGGCCGCGTCAGGCCTGCTGAATCAGATTCGGCCCGGGATCACCTCAGTTCTCCGGGCAAGGCCGGCGGAGCCATCCTGATCATGGACGACGAGGAGATGATCAGGGGGCTTACCAAGGAAACGTTGGGATTCCTGGGGTACACGGTCGTGTCGTGCGCCAATGGCGAGGAGGCGGTTGAGCTGTACCGGAAGGCCTACGAGGCGGGCTCCCCCTTCTTTGCGGTGATACTGGATCTCACCGTTTCCAACGGCATGGGGGGCAAGGAGGCGGCCCAGGCGATTCTGGCCATCGATGCCGAAGCCAAGCTCGTCGTCTCAAGCGGCTATTTCCACCATCCGGTCATGGCAGAGTACGAGGAACACGGATTCATCGCAGCCGTGACCAAACCCTACAAAGCCGATGAACTCTGCCGGGAGTTGAATCGCCTGCAGTACCTGTGA